The Lutibacter profundi region GATTTGACAAAATAATAATTAGGTAAGTAATATGTGTTAATATTTAATACTATTTACCAGAAGATTGTTAAATATAATATAAAAGTATTGTTGTATTAATATTTTTACGTAACATTGCACCAATGAAAATAATCAATTTAAATACAACTGTAAAATATCCCCGTCGCTCTTTCGACGTTTATCGCTGCGTGCGCTAATTCACCTAAAAAAAAACAGTTTATTAATTTTTCATTATTACCAATTATTTTGCAACTATCTTTTAATATTATATTTCTTTTAAGTTTGATTCTAAATACTTCAAACAAAATAACTAGGCATTTCAGTTCACGTCACCGTCCCTTGTGGGCGTCTTTATTCTAAGAAAACGGTGCGTCCGTTTTCCATTTCATAAAACATCAAAATTTAAATTTTAAAATAAAAAAGTAAACAATGAAAATTGTTATAGCTAACAAAACACATATAAAATATGCAGAGATAATTTGTGATACTATCAAAGAATCTGCTAAAATTAGAGGTACTGGTATTGCTGAAAGAACTCCTGAGTATATTATTAAAAGAATTAAAAATAGCAATGCTGTAATAGCAATTGATAAAGACAATTTTGCTGGATTTTGCTATATCGAAACGTGGGATAACAAAGAGTTTGTGGTAAACTCAGGACTTATTGTGCACCCTAATTTTAGAAATCAAGGGTTAGCTAAAAAAATTAAAAAGAAAATTTTAGAATACTCAAAACAAAAATACCCAGATGCTAAAATATTTGGGATTACAACAGGTTTGGCAGTTTTAAAAATTAATTATGAATTGGGATATCAGCCAGTAACTTTTTCTGAATTAACTAGAGATGAAGCTTTTTGGAATGGCTGTAAAACATGCGGTAATTATGATGTTTTAATGAGAACAGATAAAAAAATGTGTTTATGTACAGGAATGCTGTACAATCCAATTCATAAAAAAAATGAAAAGAAGCATCCTTATAATTCAAAAGTATTAAGCAGATTAAAAAAAATTAAACAAGCATTATTTCTAAAAAAGAATAAAAAACAATATCATGGAAAAAGTAGTAGTAGCATATAGCGGAGGTTTGGATACTTCCTATTGCGTTAAATATTTACAACACGAATTAAACCTTGAAGTTCATAGTGTTTTGGTAAATACTGGGGGTTTTTCAGAAGAAGAACTTAAAGTTGTTGAAGCAAAAGCGTACAATATGGGAGTTGCTTCACATACAAATAAAAATATTTTAGATATTTATTATGAAAAAGCTATAAAATTTATGGTGTATGGAAATGTATTAAAAAATAATACCTATCCACTTTCTGTAAGTGCTGAACGGGTTTTTCAAGCTATTGAAGTGGTAGAATATGCAAAAAAAATTGATGCAAAATATATTGCACACGGTAGCACAGGTGCAGGAAATGACCAAGTACGATTTGATATGATTTTTCAAACATTGGCTCCAGAAATTGAAATTATAACCCCAATTAGAGATTTAAAACTTTCCCGACAAGAAGAAATTCACTATTTACAAAAACATGGTGTAGATTATCCATGGTCTAAAGCAAAATACTCTATTAATAAAGGAATTTGGGGAACAAGTATTGGAGGTGTAGAGACATTGACCTCTCATCAGGCTTTGCCTGAAGAAGCTTATCCAAGTCAATTAGAAAAAACAACACCTACTGATGTGAAACTTCATTTTAAAAATGGAGAATTAATTGGATTAAACGATGAATTTGACTCGCCGGTAAATACTATTTTAAAGCTAGAAGCTATTGCATCAAAATATGCAATTGGTAGAGATATTCATGTTGGGGATACCATTGTTGGTATTAAAGGAAGAGTAGGTTTTGAAGCGGCTGCAGCAACAGTAATTATTAAAGCTCATCATTTATTAGAAAAACACGTACTATCTAAATGGCAACAAAATTTAAAGGAAAATATGGGTAGTACTTATGGTATGTTACTACATGATGGTCAATATTTTGAACCTGCAATGAGAGATTTGGAAGCCTTTTTAGTAAATTCACAGAAAACAGTTACAGGAACAGTATTTGTAACCTTAAAACCGTATCATTTTACTTTAAACGGAATTGAATCTAAACACGATTTAATGAAATCTAAATTTGGAGAATATGGAGAAACGAATAAAGCGTGGACTGCAGATGATGCAAAAGGCTTTATTAAAATTTTAGGAACTCCAAATAAAATTTATCACAGCGTAAATTCAGAATTATGATTAAAGTAGGAATAGTTGGTGGCGCAGGTTATACTGCTGGAGAGTTAATAAGATTGTTGGTGCACCATTCAAAAGTTGAATTAGATTTTGTGTACAGTACTTCAAATGCAGGGAATTATATTTACAATGTACATCAGGATTTACTAGGTTCGTTAGATTTGAAATTCACAGATATTATAAATTCAGAAATTGATGTATTGTTTTTGTGTTTGGGACACGGAAATTCTAAAAAGTTTTTAGAACAGCATCAATTTTCTTCAACTACTAAAATTATAGATTTAAGTAACGACTTTAGATTAGAAGACGATGCCGTTTTTCAAGAAAAAGAATTTGTATATGGTTTGCCTGAATTAAAAAAAGAAGCAATAAAATCAGCTAAAAACATTGCAAACCCAGGTTGTTTTGCTACTGCAATTCAATTGGCTTTATTACCATTGGTTCAGCATAATCTAATAAAAAGTTCGGTACATATTAATGCAACAACAGGTTCAACAGGAGCAGGAGTTTCACCAAGTGCAACTACTCATTTTAGTTGGAGAGATAATAATTTTTCAGTGTATAAAGCATTTACGCATCAACATTTAGATGAAATTAATGAGAGTTTGTCAATGTTACAAAAAGGTTTCTCTGAAGAACTATTTTTTATTCCAAATAGAGGGAATTTTAGTAGAGGAATTTTTGCTTCTATTTACTTAAATTTTGATAAAAATATTGATATTGCTTTTCAAATATATGAAGACTTTTATAAAGAATCTCCATTTACGCATATTACAAAAATACCAGTACATTTAAAGCAAGTTGTAAATACAAATAACTGCTTTATTCATTTAGAAAAACACAACAATACATTATTAATTACTTCGGTACTAGATAATTTGTTAAAAGGAGCTTCAGGGCAGGCAATTCAAAACATGAATTTATTGTATGGCTTTAATGAAACTGAAGGGCTACAATTAAAAGCAACATCATTTTAAAATAAAAAACATGAAAATAGCAATTATAGGAACAGGAAATTTGGGATATTCAATCGCAATAGGTGTTTTAGCTCAAAAAAGTTTTAAAGTTAGGAATTTGTATTTAACAAAAAGAAATATAATAGCATTAAACTCTTTAGGGAAATTGCCAAATGTTAAAATTTCTACTGACAATAAAAAAGCTGTAAAAAATTCTGATGTAATTATTTTGGCAGTTCAACCAAATCAATTACAAAGTATTTTGGAAGAAGTTAAAGGAGTAATAAATGCACAAACACATACTATTATATCAGTAGCAACAGGAAGAAAAATTAATGAAATTGAATCGATTTTAGGAAGTGAAACTGCGATTATTAGGAGTATGCCCAATACAGCAATTTCAGTAGGACAATCTATGACATGTCTAAGTTCAAATAAAAGAGGAGGAGAAAATATTGAATTGGCTAAAATTATTTTTAACTCATTAGGTACAACAATGTGTATTGAAGAAAGATTAATGCAGTCTGCTACTGTAATTTGCGCAAGTGGTATTGCTTTTTGGATGCGTTTAATTCGTGCTACAGCCCAGGGCGCGGTTCAACTAGGGTTTCATGCAAATGAAGCACAAGAGTTAGCTATGCAAACCTGTTTAGGAGCGGCAAGTTTATTATCACAGTCTGGAAATCATCCAGAGCAGGAAATTGATAAAGTAACTACGCCAAGTGGTTGTACAATTGAAGGTTTAAACGAGATGGAACATCAAGGGTTAAGCTCTTCAATAATTAAGGGGTTGGTAACTTCTTTTGAAAAAATTAATCAGATTTAAAAAATAATGTATGGAATTATTTGATGTTTATCCGTTGTATAGTGTTACTCCTGTAAAAGCTGAGGGTGCTTATGTTTGGGATGAAAATAATACAAAATATTTAGATTTATATGGAGGCCATGGCGTAATTTCTATTGGGCATACACATCCTAAATATGTGAAGGCATTGTCTGATCAATTAAGTAAAATTGGGTTTTATTCCAATTCAATTCAAAACCCGTTACAAGTTGAGTTGGCTCAAAAATTAGGGAAATTATCAGGTTGCGAAGATTATCAATTGTTTTTATGTAATTCTGGTGCTGAAGCCAATGAAAATGCGTTGAAATTAGCTTCGTTTATAACTGGGAAAAGTAGAATTATTTCTTTTACAAATTCTTTTCACGGAAGAACCTCAGCAGCAGTTGCAGTTACAGATAATATGAAAATTAATGCGCCTATAAATTTACAGCAAGAAGTTACTTTTTTACCTTTAAACAATATTGAATTGCTAATTCAAGAGCTTATGAAAGGAGATGTAGCAGCAGTAATTATTGAAGGGATTCAAGGGGTTGGTGGTTTAGATGAAGGAACAACAGAATTCTTTCAACAACTTCAAGAAATTTGTCAGGAAAAAGAGGCATTGTTAATTTTAGATGAAATTCAATCTGGTTACGGAAGAAGTGGACAATTTTTTGCGTTTCAACACCATCATATTCAGCCTGATATTATCACCACAGCAAAAGGAATGGCTAACGGATTTCCAATTGGAGCTGTGTTAATTTCTAATAAATACAAAGCTAAACATGGAATGTTGGGAACTACTTTTGGCGGAAATCACTTAGCTTGTGCAGCTGCAATTTCAGTGTTAAATAGTATTGAAGAAGAAAACTTAATTGCTAATGTAAATGAAGTTTACAAATACTTTTTAGAAGAAATTAAATTGGTTTCAAAAGTTAAAAAAGTGAAAGGAAAAGGCTTAATGTTGGGCATTGAATTTGATTTTGAAGTTGGAGACTTACGGAAAAAATTAATTTTTGATAAACATATTTTTACTGGAGGCTCTAACAATAAAAATTTACTGAGAATTTTACCACCATTAAACATAAAAAAAGAGCAAATAGCTTCTTTTATAAATGCATTAAAAGAATTAATAGCATCATGAATAAAACCTTAACCATACAACAGCGAAATGATGTTTTACGTTCAATGGTAAAATTAATTGCCGCTGAAAAAGTAGAAATATTGAATGCAAACAAATTGGACGTAAACAATTACAATGGTGCAGATTTGGCCATGTACGACCGTTTAAAAGTGGATGATGATAAAATTGAAGGAATGATGTTATCATTGCAACAATTAATAGCTGATGTTGATCCGGTAGGGAAAGAATTATACCATTTCATACATGAAAACGGATTGAAAATTACCAATAAATCAGCACCGTTTGGTACCGTTTTAATCATTTATGAATCTAGACCCGACGTTACTGTTGAAGCAACAGGAATTGCTTTTAAATCGGGAAATAAAATTTTGTTAAAAGGAGGGAAAGAGTCTATAAATTCAAATTTAAAAATTGTTGAGTTGTGGCATAAAGCATTGAAGAAAAATAATATTTCAACTGAATGGGTTGAGTATTTAAATTACAATAGAACGGAAACACAGGCTTTTTTAGAAAATCCAACTCAAAAAGTAGATTTAATAGTACCACGTGGCGGTGAAAAACTAATTGCTTTTGTAAAGCAAAACGCTACTTGCCCTGTAATTGTAAGTGGGCGCGGAAATAATTTTATTTATGTTGATACTGAAGCAGATTTAGAGCTTGCTTTAAAAGTGATAATTAATGGTAAAACATCAAAAATATCAGCTTGTAATGCAGTAGATAAAGTATTAATAAATTCAAACTTACCAAATAACGCATTGTTTATTAAAAAATTAATTAAAAAATTAATTGAATTTAAAGTTGAAATTTTTGGTGATGCTAAATTGTCAAATTTTGATAATGTATCTCCTTATAAAAATGAAGATATTTGGAATGAAGAATTTTTAGATTATAAAATTGTAATTGGAAGTGTAAATTCTTCAGAAGAAGCTATTGCTAAAATCAACAAATATGGAGGTGGACATTCCGCCGTTATTATCACTAAAAATAACGAAACAGCAAATTTATTTATGGAATCAACAGATTGTGCTGCTGTATATCAAAATGCTTCAACTCGTTTTACAGATGGCGGTGAGTTTGGTTTAGGTGGAGAGTTAGCAATAAGTACCGATAAATTGCACCATAGAGGCCCAATGGGATTACAACATTTAGTAACTAATAAATGGTTTATATACGGAGATGGACAAATCAGATAAAAAAAGAATAGTATTAAAAATTGGCACCAATGTGCTTACTAAAGGAACAAATAATATCTCTAGAGGTAAAATTGAAGATATTGCA contains the following coding sequences:
- a CDS encoding GNAT family N-acetyltransferase — its product is MKIVIANKTHIKYAEIICDTIKESAKIRGTGIAERTPEYIIKRIKNSNAVIAIDKDNFAGFCYIETWDNKEFVVNSGLIVHPNFRNQGLAKKIKKKILEYSKQKYPDAKIFGITTGLAVLKINYELGYQPVTFSELTRDEAFWNGCKTCGNYDVLMRTDKKMCLCTGMLYNPIHKKNEKKHPYNSKVLSRLKKIKQALFLKKNKKQYHGKSSSSI
- the argG gene encoding argininosuccinate synthase, yielding MEKVVVAYSGGLDTSYCVKYLQHELNLEVHSVLVNTGGFSEEELKVVEAKAYNMGVASHTNKNILDIYYEKAIKFMVYGNVLKNNTYPLSVSAERVFQAIEVVEYAKKIDAKYIAHGSTGAGNDQVRFDMIFQTLAPEIEIITPIRDLKLSRQEEIHYLQKHGVDYPWSKAKYSINKGIWGTSIGGVETLTSHQALPEEAYPSQLEKTTPTDVKLHFKNGELIGLNDEFDSPVNTILKLEAIASKYAIGRDIHVGDTIVGIKGRVGFEAAAATVIIKAHHLLEKHVLSKWQQNLKENMGSTYGMLLHDGQYFEPAMRDLEAFLVNSQKTVTGTVFVTLKPYHFTLNGIESKHDLMKSKFGEYGETNKAWTADDAKGFIKILGTPNKIYHSVNSEL
- the argC gene encoding N-acetyl-gamma-glutamyl-phosphate reductase, producing the protein MIKVGIVGGAGYTAGELIRLLVHHSKVELDFVYSTSNAGNYIYNVHQDLLGSLDLKFTDIINSEIDVLFLCLGHGNSKKFLEQHQFSSTTKIIDLSNDFRLEDDAVFQEKEFVYGLPELKKEAIKSAKNIANPGCFATAIQLALLPLVQHNLIKSSVHINATTGSTGAGVSPSATTHFSWRDNNFSVYKAFTHQHLDEINESLSMLQKGFSEELFFIPNRGNFSRGIFASIYLNFDKNIDIAFQIYEDFYKESPFTHITKIPVHLKQVVNTNNCFIHLEKHNNTLLITSVLDNLLKGASGQAIQNMNLLYGFNETEGLQLKATSF
- the proC gene encoding pyrroline-5-carboxylate reductase, with protein sequence MKIAIIGTGNLGYSIAIGVLAQKSFKVRNLYLTKRNIIALNSLGKLPNVKISTDNKKAVKNSDVIILAVQPNQLQSILEEVKGVINAQTHTIISVATGRKINEIESILGSETAIIRSMPNTAISVGQSMTCLSSNKRGGENIELAKIIFNSLGTTMCIEERLMQSATVICASGIAFWMRLIRATAQGAVQLGFHANEAQELAMQTCLGAASLLSQSGNHPEQEIDKVTTPSGCTIEGLNEMEHQGLSSSIIKGLVTSFEKINQI
- a CDS encoding aspartate aminotransferase family protein; this encodes MELFDVYPLYSVTPVKAEGAYVWDENNTKYLDLYGGHGVISIGHTHPKYVKALSDQLSKIGFYSNSIQNPLQVELAQKLGKLSGCEDYQLFLCNSGAEANENALKLASFITGKSRIISFTNSFHGRTSAAVAVTDNMKINAPINLQQEVTFLPLNNIELLIQELMKGDVAAVIIEGIQGVGGLDEGTTEFFQQLQEICQEKEALLILDEIQSGYGRSGQFFAFQHHHIQPDIITTAKGMANGFPIGAVLISNKYKAKHGMLGTTFGGNHLACAAAISVLNSIEEENLIANVNEVYKYFLEEIKLVSKVKKVKGKGLMLGIEFDFEVGDLRKKLIFDKHIFTGGSNNKNLLRILPPLNIKKEQIASFINALKELIAS
- a CDS encoding glutamate-5-semialdehyde dehydrogenase; amino-acid sequence: MNKTLTIQQRNDVLRSMVKLIAAEKVEILNANKLDVNNYNGADLAMYDRLKVDDDKIEGMMLSLQQLIADVDPVGKELYHFIHENGLKITNKSAPFGTVLIIYESRPDVTVEATGIAFKSGNKILLKGGKESINSNLKIVELWHKALKKNNISTEWVEYLNYNRTETQAFLENPTQKVDLIVPRGGEKLIAFVKQNATCPVIVSGRGNNFIYVDTEADLELALKVIINGKTSKISACNAVDKVLINSNLPNNALFIKKLIKKLIEFKVEIFGDAKLSNFDNVSPYKNEDIWNEEFLDYKIVIGSVNSSEEAIAKINKYGGGHSAVIITKNNETANLFMESTDCAAVYQNASTRFTDGGEFGLGGELAISTDKLHHRGPMGLQHLVTNKWFIYGDGQIR